One Roseomonas gilardii subsp. gilardii genomic region harbors:
- a CDS encoding ABC transporter substrate-binding protein — protein sequence MILSRRSTLLGAAGLGTASLPRFAIAQSTSVGDQRRSIDIAVQKISNSNTLEVLREQSNVGERIFFSSIWEGLIGRDWLGELRAVPLLATEWKRLSDSAVELKLRPGVRFHNGDEMTAEDVAFSFGPERMFGDTPATAQGRTITVKGEGIPTRAGRELPPEVPAVARRSWPALERVEVVDRYTVRFHNASPDVTLEGRLARYGSEIISRRAYVEAPSWFDWARKPVTTGPYMVAEFKPDQSLTLVAHDAYWGGRPPLKQIRFLEVPEVSARINALRSGEVQFACDIPPDQIPGIERDAAYEVQGGTILNHRLTVFDKNFPALRDARVRRAFTHAIDRQAIVDSLWSGRTVVPRGLQWEYYGDMFIADWSVPAYDPAEAKRLLKEAGYKGEPIPYRLLNNYYTNQTPTAQVLVEMWNQVGLNVQIEMKENWTQILERSPGRAVRDWSNSAPFNDPVSSLVAQHGPNGQQQQVGEYSNEELNRLCVELETSTDRPRRKQVFRRLLEIAEREDPAYTVLHQNATFTAKRKDIRWKAAPAFAMEFRANNWPA from the coding sequence CCCGCTTCGCCATCGCGCAATCCACCAGCGTGGGCGACCAGCGCCGCAGCATCGACATCGCCGTGCAGAAGATCAGCAACTCCAACACGCTGGAGGTGCTGCGCGAGCAGTCCAATGTCGGCGAGCGCATCTTCTTCTCCTCGATCTGGGAAGGGCTGATCGGCCGCGACTGGCTGGGCGAGCTGCGCGCCGTGCCGCTGCTGGCCACGGAATGGAAGCGGCTGAGCGACAGCGCGGTGGAGCTGAAGCTCCGCCCCGGCGTGCGCTTCCACAACGGCGACGAGATGACGGCCGAGGATGTCGCCTTCTCCTTCGGCCCCGAGCGCATGTTCGGCGACACGCCCGCCACGGCGCAGGGCCGCACCATCACGGTGAAGGGCGAAGGCATCCCGACCCGCGCCGGCCGCGAGCTGCCGCCCGAGGTGCCCGCCGTCGCGCGCCGCTCCTGGCCGGCGCTGGAGCGCGTGGAGGTGGTGGACCGGTACACGGTCCGCTTCCACAACGCATCCCCCGACGTGACGCTGGAGGGCCGCCTCGCCCGCTACGGCAGCGAGATCATCTCCCGCCGCGCCTATGTCGAGGCGCCGAGCTGGTTCGACTGGGCGCGCAAGCCCGTCACCACCGGCCCCTACATGGTCGCCGAGTTCAAGCCGGACCAGTCGCTGACCCTGGTGGCGCATGACGCCTATTGGGGCGGGCGGCCGCCGCTGAAGCAGATCCGCTTCCTGGAGGTGCCGGAGGTCTCGGCCCGCATCAACGCGCTGCGTTCCGGCGAGGTGCAGTTCGCCTGCGACATCCCGCCCGACCAGATCCCCGGCATCGAGCGCGACGCGGCCTATGAGGTCCAGGGCGGCACCATCCTGAACCACCGCCTGACCGTCTTCGACAAGAACTTCCCCGCCCTGCGGGACGCCCGGGTCCGCCGCGCCTTCACCCATGCGATCGACCGCCAGGCGATCGTGGACAGCCTCTGGAGCGGCCGCACCGTGGTGCCGCGCGGGCTGCAATGGGAATACTACGGCGACATGTTCATCGCCGACTGGTCGGTGCCGGCCTACGACCCGGCCGAGGCGAAGCGCCTGCTGAAGGAGGCCGGCTACAAGGGCGAGCCGATCCCCTATCGCCTGCTGAACAACTACTACACCAACCAGACCCCGACGGCGCAGGTGCTGGTGGAGATGTGGAACCAGGTCGGCCTGAACGTCCAGATCGAGATGAAGGAGAACTGGACCCAGATCCTGGAACGCAGCCCGGGCCGCGCGGTGCGCGACTGGTCCAACTCGGCGCCCTTCAACGACCCCGTCTCCTCCCTCGTCGCGCAGCACGGGCCGAACGGACAGCAGCAGCAGGTTGGCGAATACAGCAACGAGGAGCTGAACCGGCTCTGCGTGGAGCTGGAGACCAGCACCGACCGCCCCCGCCGCAAGCAGGTCTTCCGCCGCCTGCTGGAGATCGCCGAGCGCGAGGACCCGGCCTATACGGTGCTGCACCAGAATGCGACCTTCACCGCCAAGCGGAAGGATATCCGGTGGAAGGCCGCGCCGGCCTTCGCCATGGAGTTCCGCGCCAACAACTGGCCGGCCTGA
- a CDS encoding ABC transporter ATP-binding protein, producing MRATEAPAPGTPLVEIRNLAVSFDGTPALRGVDLTIGRGESLALVGESGCGKSVTWLAALGLLPPRARVTGSVRLDGAELLGAAPAVLDRVRGGRVAMIFQDPASSLNPVHRIGRQITEALALHRGLSGEAARAEAKRLLDQVGMPDARRRLDAYPHELSGGQNQRVMIAMALAGQPELLVADEPTTALDVTIQAQILELLTEIRRDTGMALVLISHDLGVVGETCDRICVLYAGQVIEEAATERLLNAPLHPYADGLLAALPPISGPRRPLAAIPGAVPEPWAMPPGCPFGPRCPRHVAACDAALPRLATVEPGHRAACFRPVPPRGIPPLPIPRQQEMHSA from the coding sequence ATGCGGGCGACCGAAGCACCCGCCCCCGGCACGCCGCTCGTCGAGATCCGCAACCTCGCCGTCAGCTTCGACGGCACGCCCGCGCTGCGCGGCGTGGACCTCACCATCGGGCGCGGCGAATCCCTGGCCCTGGTGGGCGAGTCCGGCTGCGGCAAGTCCGTCACCTGGCTGGCGGCGCTGGGCCTGCTGCCGCCCAGGGCACGCGTCACCGGCAGCGTGCGGCTGGACGGCGCCGAGCTCCTCGGCGCCGCGCCGGCGGTGCTGGACCGTGTGCGCGGCGGCCGCGTCGCCATGATCTTCCAGGACCCGGCGAGCAGCCTGAACCCGGTCCACCGGATCGGCCGGCAGATCACCGAGGCGCTGGCGCTGCATCGCGGCCTGTCGGGCGAGGCGGCGCGGGCCGAGGCGAAGCGGCTGCTCGACCAGGTCGGCATGCCCGATGCCCGGCGGCGCCTGGATGCCTATCCGCACGAGCTGTCGGGCGGGCAGAACCAGCGCGTGATGATCGCCATGGCCCTGGCCGGCCAGCCGGAGCTGCTGGTGGCGGACGAGCCGACCACGGCGCTGGACGTCACCATCCAGGCGCAGATCCTGGAACTGCTGACGGAGATCCGCCGCGACACCGGCATGGCGCTGGTGCTGATCAGCCACGACCTCGGCGTGGTGGGGGAAACCTGCGATCGCATCTGCGTCCTCTATGCCGGGCAGGTGATCGAGGAGGCCGCCACGGAGCGCCTGCTCAACGCCCCGCTGCATCCCTATGCGGACGGGCTGCTCGCCGCCCTGCCGCCGATCAGCGGGCCGCGCCGCCCGCTCGCCGCCATTCCCGGCGCCGTGCCGGAGCCCTGGGCCATGCCCCCCGGCTGCCCCTTCGGGCCGCGCTGCCCCCGCCACGTGGCGGCCTGCGATGCTGCCCTGCCGCGCCTGGCCACGGTGGAGCCCGGCCATCGCGCCGCCTGCTTCCGCCCGGTGCCGCCGCGCGGCATCCCGCCACTGCCCATCCCCCGGCAGCAGGAGATGCACTCGGCATGA
- a CDS encoding ABC transporter permease, with translation MSDLALPTAPATLAPPAPKRAPVPWPVRLGLGWVALMLAVALTAEWISPFPITALDLRARLAPPVGLGGTWLHPLGTDELGRDVLSRLIASIRMSLLIAFGATAISAVLGTALGFLAAHFRGLVEQAVMALVDFQAAMPFLILALAVLAFFGNSLPLFICLLGLNGWERYARIARGLAISAGAQGYAAAVRQLGASPWRIYGRHVLPNIASTLIVSMTLAFPEIILLESGLSFLGLGVQPPMTSLGNMVGYGREYLTRAPWILLAPSVVIVLTTLSVSLAGDWLRDRLDPTLR, from the coding sequence ATGTCCGACCTCGCCCTCCCCACGGCCCCGGCCACCCTGGCCCCACCCGCGCCGAAGCGCGCCCCGGTCCCCTGGCCCGTGCGGCTCGGCCTGGGCTGGGTGGCGCTGATGCTGGCGGTGGCCCTCACGGCGGAATGGATCAGCCCCTTCCCCATCACCGCGCTCGACCTGCGCGCCCGCCTCGCCCCGCCGGTCGGGCTGGGGGGCACCTGGCTGCACCCGCTGGGCACGGACGAACTGGGCCGCGACGTGCTGAGCCGGCTCATCGCCTCGATCCGCATGAGCCTGCTGATCGCCTTCGGCGCCACCGCCATCTCGGCGGTGCTGGGCACGGCCCTGGGCTTCCTGGCCGCGCATTTCCGCGGGCTGGTGGAACAGGCGGTGATGGCGCTGGTGGATTTCCAGGCGGCCATGCCCTTCCTGATCCTGGCCCTCGCGGTGCTGGCCTTCTTCGGCAACAGCCTGCCGCTCTTCATCTGCCTGCTCGGCCTCAACGGCTGGGAACGCTATGCCCGCATCGCCCGCGGCCTCGCCATCAGCGCCGGCGCGCAGGGCTACGCGGCGGCGGTGCGGCAGCTCGGCGCCTCGCCCTGGCGCATCTATGGCCGGCACGTGCTGCCCAACATCGCCTCCACCCTGATCGTGTCGATGACCCTGGCCTTCCCGGAGATCATCCTGCTGGAAAGCGGGCTCTCCTTCCTCGGCCTGGGCGTGCAGCCGCCCATGACCTCGCTCGGCAACATGGTGGGCTATGGGCGCGAATACCTGACCCGCGCGCCCTGGATCCTGCTCGCCCCCTCCGTCGTGATCGTGCTGACCACCCTCTCGGTCAGCCTGGCCGGCGACTGGCTGCGCGACCGGCTGGACCCGACGCTGCGGTAG
- a CDS encoding ABC transporter ATP-binding protein, whose product MSLLLQAQGLVRRYAMRRGLLGRVAEVRAVDGVSLELRPGETLGLVGESGCGKSTTGRLVLGLESPDEGMVRFEGAPMPVPGSPAWRRQRARMQMVFQDPLGALDRRLTVAAQIAEPLEIHGLGGASERAAKAEALLRAVGLRPDQGARYPHELSGGQRQRAVLARALATGPALLVCDEPISALDVSIQAQVMNLLGEVQERTGIAMLFVSHDLRAVRQVSRRVAVMYLGRIVEEGDPDAVLHDPAHPYARALVSAIPQPGRRGARIVLRGDPPNPAARPAGCAFHPRCPVAGPLCGREAPALKLRGDGRLVACHVAQGDMPAGTGLPDTPVLEAA is encoded by the coding sequence ATGAGCCTTCTCCTCCAGGCGCAGGGGCTGGTGCGCCGCTACGCCATGCGGCGCGGCCTGCTGGGCCGGGTCGCCGAGGTCCGCGCCGTGGACGGCGTGTCGCTGGAGCTGCGCCCGGGCGAGACGCTCGGGCTGGTGGGCGAATCCGGCTGCGGCAAGTCCACCACCGGCCGCCTCGTGCTGGGGCTGGAAAGCCCGGATGAGGGCATGGTCCGATTCGAGGGCGCGCCGATGCCGGTGCCGGGCAGCCCGGCCTGGCGCCGCCAGCGGGCCCGGATGCAGATGGTGTTCCAGGACCCGCTGGGCGCGCTCGACCGCCGGCTGACGGTCGCCGCGCAGATCGCCGAGCCGCTGGAGATCCACGGCCTCGGCGGTGCCTCCGAACGGGCGGCGAAGGCCGAGGCGCTGCTGCGCGCCGTGGGGCTGCGCCCCGACCAGGGCGCGCGCTATCCGCATGAACTGTCCGGCGGGCAGCGGCAGCGCGCCGTGCTGGCCCGCGCCCTGGCCACCGGCCCCGCCCTGCTGGTCTGCGACGAGCCGATCAGCGCGCTGGACGTCTCGATCCAGGCGCAGGTGATGAACCTGCTCGGCGAGGTGCAGGAGCGCACCGGGATCGCCATGCTCTTCGTCAGCCACGACCTGCGCGCGGTGCGCCAGGTCAGCCGCCGGGTGGCGGTGATGTATCTCGGCCGCATCGTGGAGGAAGGCGATCCCGACGCGGTGCTGCACGACCCCGCCCACCCCTATGCCCGGGCCCTGGTCTCCGCCATCCCGCAGCCAGGGCGGCGCGGCGCCCGCATCGTGCTGCGCGGCGATCCGCCCAACCCGGCGGCGCGGCCCGCCGGCTGCGCCTTCCATCCCCGCTGCCCCGTGGCCGGCCCGCTCTGCGGGCGGGAGGCGCCGGCGCTGAAGCTGCGCGGCGACGGCCGCCTCGTCGCCTGCCACGTGGCACAGGGCGACATGCCCGCCGGCACCGGCCTGCCGGACACACCCGTGCTGGAAGCCGCCTGA
- a CDS encoding ABC transporter substrate-binding protein — MPGLTRRAALASAGAALCLPHLAIGQTTRPAITVAVQKISNSNSLEMLREQSNVGGRIFYSYAEPLIDTDWTGDLSLRPGLASSWRRLDARRLELTLREGVRFHDGRMMTAEDVAHSFGPRMWGAEGSPRNPPPEAVAVARRSFPGFDRVEIVDARTVRFVNRTPDVTLEGKLSRSLATIHSAAAYEAVADWSQWSRRPVGTGPYRVVEFRPDHHLVLEAFDDYWGGRPPLSRIRFLEVPEVAARIAMLQSGEADFACDIPPDQIAEIERNPRHEVVGGLIGNHRILVFDKHHAVLADPLVRRALTHAIDREAIVQALWSGRTRVPPGLQFEFFGDMLVRDWTVPKYDLAEARRLLKQSGYKGEPIPYRVLNNYYTAQTSTAQILVEGWREAGVNVRIEMRENWSQITEPGPDRAIRDWSNGASFGDPVSQTPPNFGRQGSAWVGGEWRNEEFGDLSAVLENGSDAAQRRRAWARMLEIAEREDPAWTVLHQTANFTGKRRDIRWKPAQAFVMDFRAGNWGA, encoded by the coding sequence ATGCCCGGACTGACCCGACGCGCCGCGCTGGCCTCGGCCGGCGCGGCCCTGTGCCTGCCGCACCTCGCCATCGGCCAGACCACGCGCCCCGCCATCACCGTGGCGGTGCAGAAGATCAGCAACAGCAACTCGCTGGAGATGCTGCGCGAGCAGTCGAATGTGGGTGGCCGGATCTTCTACTCCTATGCCGAGCCGCTGATCGACACGGACTGGACCGGCGACCTGTCGCTGCGTCCGGGCCTGGCGAGTTCCTGGCGCCGCCTGGACGCGCGGCGGCTGGAGCTGACGCTGCGCGAGGGCGTGCGCTTCCATGACGGCCGGATGATGACGGCGGAGGATGTCGCGCATTCCTTCGGCCCGCGCATGTGGGGCGCCGAGGGCAGCCCGCGCAACCCGCCGCCCGAGGCGGTGGCCGTGGCGCGCCGTTCCTTCCCCGGCTTCGACCGGGTGGAGATCGTCGATGCCCGCACGGTCCGCTTCGTCAACCGCACGCCCGACGTGACGCTGGAGGGCAAGCTCAGCCGCTCCCTCGCCACCATCCATTCCGCCGCCGCCTACGAGGCGGTCGCGGACTGGTCGCAATGGTCGCGCCGGCCCGTGGGCACCGGCCCCTACCGCGTCGTGGAATTCCGCCCGGACCACCATCTGGTCCTGGAGGCTTTCGACGACTACTGGGGCGGCCGCCCGCCGCTCTCGCGCATCCGCTTCCTGGAGGTGCCGGAGGTGGCCGCCCGCATCGCCATGCTGCAATCCGGCGAGGCGGACTTCGCCTGCGACATCCCGCCCGACCAGATCGCCGAGATCGAGCGCAATCCGCGCCACGAGGTGGTGGGCGGGCTGATCGGCAACCACCGCATCCTCGTCTTCGACAAGCATCATGCCGTCCTCGCCGATCCGCTGGTCCGCCGCGCCCTGACGCATGCGATCGACCGCGAGGCCATCGTCCAGGCGCTGTGGTCCGGCCGCACCCGCGTGCCGCCCGGCCTGCAGTTCGAGTTCTTCGGCGACATGCTGGTGCGCGACTGGACCGTGCCGAAATACGACCTGGCCGAGGCCCGGCGCCTGCTGAAGCAGTCCGGCTACAAGGGCGAGCCGATCCCCTACCGCGTGCTGAACAACTACTACACCGCGCAGACCTCGACGGCGCAGATCCTGGTCGAGGGCTGGCGCGAGGCCGGGGTGAACGTGCGCATCGAGATGCGGGAGAACTGGTCCCAGATCACCGAACCGGGGCCGGACCGCGCCATCCGCGACTGGTCCAACGGCGCCTCCTTCGGCGACCCGGTGTCGCAGACGCCGCCGAATTTCGGCCGGCAGGGCTCGGCCTGGGTCGGCGGCGAATGGCGCAACGAGGAGTTCGGCGACCTTTCCGCGGTGCTGGAGAACGGCAGCGACGCGGCGCAGCGCCGGCGCGCCTGGGCCCGCATGCTGGAGATCGCCGAGCGCGAGGACCCGGCCTGGACGGTCCTGCACCAGACCGCGAACTTCACCGGCAAGCGCCGCGACATCCGCTGGAAGCCGGCCCAGGCCTTCGTGATGGATTTCCGCGCCGGGAACTGGGGGGCCTGA
- a CDS encoding ABC transporter permease, whose product MLRFLGIRLFRALLTLLLVVSFAFIVLRLSGDPALLIMSADAPPEAIAAFRRAWGLDDPLWVQYLRYFGAILHGDLGQSMRDGRSAIELVAERVPATLALTIPALLIKLCLGIPAGVYAALHRNSWIDRGVMFLAVAGFTVPSFVLGLVLVLVFAVQLGWLPSGGQDSWRHAILPVITLGLGGAAVLARFTRSAMLEVLGQPYMRTALAKGVPWPVAVRRHALPNAAIPTVTIVGFMVGSLLAGAVVVESVFSWPGVGRLLVVAVANRDLAVVQCILLLVAATMVAANLAVDLLYGTLDPRLRAGAAGAH is encoded by the coding sequence ATGCTCCGTTTCCTCGGCATCCGCCTGTTCCGCGCGCTGTTGACCCTGCTGCTGGTGGTCAGCTTCGCCTTCATCGTGCTGCGCCTGTCCGGCGACCCGGCGCTGTTGATCATGAGCGCCGATGCGCCGCCCGAGGCCATCGCCGCCTTCCGCCGCGCCTGGGGCCTCGATGACCCGCTCTGGGTGCAGTACCTGCGCTATTTCGGCGCCATCCTGCATGGCGATCTCGGGCAGTCGATGCGCGACGGCCGCTCCGCCATCGAGCTGGTGGCGGAACGTGTCCCGGCCACGCTCGCCCTCACCATCCCGGCCCTGCTGATCAAGCTCTGCCTCGGCATCCCGGCCGGCGTCTATGCCGCCCTGCACCGCAATTCCTGGATCGACCGGGGCGTGATGTTCCTGGCCGTGGCCGGCTTCACCGTACCCTCCTTCGTGCTGGGCCTGGTGCTGGTGCTGGTCTTCGCCGTGCAGCTCGGCTGGCTGCCCTCCGGCGGCCAGGACAGTTGGCGCCACGCCATCCTGCCGGTGATCACCCTGGGCCTGGGCGGCGCCGCCGTGCTGGCGCGCTTCACCCGCTCCGCCATGCTGGAGGTGCTGGGCCAGCCCTATATGCGCACCGCCCTGGCCAAGGGGGTGCCCTGGCCCGTCGCCGTGCGCCGCCACGCCCTGCCCAACGCCGCCATCCCCACCGTGACCATCGTGGGCTTCATGGTGGGCAGCCTGCTGGCCGGCGCGGTGGTGGTGGAAAGCGTCTTCTCCTGGCCCGGCGTCGGCCGCCTGCTGGTGGTGGCGGTGGCGAACCGGGATCTCGCGGTGGTGCAGTGCATCCTGCTGCTGGTGGCCGCCACCATGGTGGCCGCGAACCTCGCCGTGGACCTGCTCTACGGCACGCTCGACCCGCGGCTGCGGGCCGGCGCCGCCGGCGCGCATTGA